One Paraglaciecola mesophila genomic region harbors:
- the pilM gene encoding type IV pilus biogenesis protein PilM, whose product MRISWREFIKQYFSKPSKFHSIGIEMGDAELHLNVIQKKSGSYQWVKQHSLPMQDWVKHLQEYVTQNNLARTPCHVALGLNKYQLFQIDRPEVEEQEVAQAIQWQVKEQLTSNDEHVFDYYDHPAAIGGKEKVNVVAISRPQVISIIKGISQADLKLSTITIEELATSELLAASDDAVLSLFQEKGGQINLNILKQGKLFFSRRLKGYENLASFSLEEFQMGMGDTLSVEIQRSMDYFESQLRQAPVRHIVVHLNTPIQAQLAELIKELTFMPVSIMDLPLTPNEPSPTVSLASLGAALTDIEINSEAGQ is encoded by the coding sequence ATGCGAATTAGCTGGCGCGAGTTTATTAAGCAGTACTTTAGCAAGCCATCAAAATTTCACTCGATTGGGATTGAAATGGGTGATGCTGAGTTGCACCTAAATGTTATCCAAAAAAAATCTGGGTCCTACCAGTGGGTAAAGCAGCATAGTCTTCCTATGCAAGATTGGGTTAAACATTTACAAGAGTATGTCACCCAGAACAACTTGGCCCGTACACCTTGTCATGTTGCACTAGGACTAAATAAGTATCAGTTATTTCAAATCGATAGACCGGAAGTAGAAGAACAAGAAGTCGCTCAAGCGATTCAGTGGCAGGTCAAAGAACAACTCACCAGTAATGATGAGCACGTGTTTGATTATTATGATCATCCCGCTGCGATAGGCGGCAAAGAAAAAGTGAATGTGGTTGCCATTTCACGCCCTCAAGTTATCTCAATAATTAAAGGCATTTCTCAAGCAGATTTAAAACTAAGTACCATCACCATAGAAGAGCTGGCGACGTCTGAGCTTTTAGCTGCCAGTGACGATGCAGTTTTGAGCTTGTTTCAGGAAAAAGGCGGGCAAATTAATTTAAATATCCTTAAACAGGGTAAGTTGTTTTTCTCACGTCGCTTGAAAGGCTATGAAAACCTGGCGAGCTTTTCATTGGAAGAGTTTCAAATGGGCATGGGGGACACTCTGAGTGTCGAAATTCAACGCTCAATGGATTACTTCGAAAGCCAGTTGCGACAAGCACCAGTGCGTCACATTGTGGTTCACCTGAATACGCCTATTCAAGCGCAGTTAGCGGAGTTGATTAAAGAGCTGACGTTTATGCCAGTCTCTATTATGGATTTGCCGTTAACGCCTAACGAGCCAAGCCCGACAGTCAGTTTAGCCAGCTTGGGGGCTGCGCTTACAGACATTGAAATTAATAGTGAGGCAGGCCAATGA
- a CDS encoding Lrp/AsnC family transcriptional regulator — protein sequence MITKQEQQLLSILRSNARASISDLARVLNLSRSTVQNRMTKLEESGVIKGYAVQYGSEYQDNLVSSHVSIKVKQKLTAKTNAELRQVSEVSELYAISGEYDLIAIVQAESLEQLSQILDNIGNLDGVERTNSSVILETKFKR from the coding sequence ATGATAACCAAACAAGAACAACAGCTACTTTCTATCCTGCGCTCTAATGCCAGAGCCAGCATCTCTGATTTAGCACGTGTATTGAATCTGTCTCGCTCGACCGTTCAAAACCGAATGACTAAACTTGAAGAATCCGGTGTGATTAAAGGCTACGCAGTGCAATATGGCAGTGAATACCAAGACAATCTGGTGTCCTCTCACGTATCCATCAAAGTTAAGCAAAAATTAACCGCCAAAACTAACGCGGAATTGCGCCAAGTTAGCGAAGTCAGTGAACTCTATGCCATTAGCGGAGAGTATGACTTAATCGCTATCGTGCAAGCTGAATCTCTTGAGCAATTAAGCCAAATTTTAGACAACATAGGTAACTTGGACGGAGTGGAACGTACTAATTCTTCCGTTATCTTAGAGACAAAATTCAAGCGATAG
- a CDS encoding amine dehydrogenase large subunit produces the protein MVSKKLRSLSAQISSLLLALLLFSIISPTSQAELPNDTVPNVLTLPKEHPESWLYVQDMNFWGMTEGKVIILDIASNTRNYKGQVSTGFFGSFIPSTERNEMYSAETYYARGTRGARTDVLSIWDNATLSVTHEIELPHKKRAQTVSEKNATQLIDNDKYMLVFNFTPATSVSVIDMLEHKILNDVDIPGCSLIYPSGERGFSTLCADGSMLSIQLDEHGKVASETRVPSFFNVDEDPLFEKYARINDVGYFPTFHGYMQPVDLSGPVAKPQEKWDLLSASEREQNWRPGGWQIISGHPDGQIFILMHKDGVNGSHKDGGTEVWVYDTKQHKKVKTIPLETHGISLEVTKGDEPLLAVTNAKMMIDVYNPKSAKLERTLSIGGDNANPFTLTAVE, from the coding sequence ATGGTTAGCAAAAAATTACGATCTCTGTCTGCACAAATATCTTCACTACTCTTAGCACTACTGCTCTTTTCAATAATCAGTCCAACAAGCCAAGCTGAACTGCCTAACGATACGGTGCCCAATGTACTGACTCTGCCCAAAGAACATCCAGAGTCATGGCTATATGTGCAGGATATGAACTTCTGGGGCATGACGGAAGGTAAGGTGATCATACTCGATATCGCGAGTAACACCCGAAACTACAAAGGCCAAGTCAGCACTGGCTTTTTCGGCTCGTTTATTCCTTCCACCGAGCGCAACGAAATGTACAGTGCGGAAACCTATTACGCTCGCGGTACCCGAGGTGCCAGAACCGATGTTCTTTCTATTTGGGACAACGCCACTTTGTCCGTCACTCATGAAATAGAGTTACCCCACAAGAAGCGCGCCCAAACAGTGTCAGAGAAAAACGCCACACAGCTAATCGATAACGACAAGTACATGCTGGTTTTTAATTTTACCCCTGCTACCTCGGTTTCCGTTATCGATATGCTTGAACACAAGATTCTCAATGATGTGGATATCCCAGGTTGTAGCTTAATTTACCCTTCAGGAGAACGCGGGTTTAGTACCTTATGTGCCGACGGTTCAATGCTCAGCATTCAGTTAGATGAACACGGTAAAGTCGCCAGTGAAACCCGCGTACCGTCTTTTTTCAATGTGGATGAAGATCCTCTGTTTGAGAAATATGCACGCATCAATGATGTCGGCTACTTCCCTACCTTTCACGGTTATATGCAACCGGTTGATTTAAGTGGCCCAGTGGCAAAGCCTCAAGAGAAGTGGGATTTACTCAGTGCTAGCGAGCGAGAGCAAAACTGGCGTCCAGGTGGCTGGCAAATCATATCTGGCCACCCAGATGGGCAGATTTTTATTTTAATGCACAAAGACGGTGTCAATGGTAGCCACAAAGACGGCGGTACAGAAGTGTGGGTGTATGACACCAAGCAGCATAAAAAAGTGAAAACCATCCCTCTTGAAACCCATGGTATCTCGCTTGAAGTCACCAAAGGTGATGAGCCTCTTTTAGCCGTCACCAATGCGAAAATGATGATCGACGTATACAACCCCAAGAGTGCCAAGTTAGAGCGCACCCTGTCTATTGGCGGTGATAACGCCAACCCCTTCACGCTAACGGCAGTGGAGTAA
- a CDS encoding TetR/AcrR family transcriptional regulator: MNKMRNIRKGTGESRRGKETILLILNSAKSILIEEGYSKLSMRKVAMGAQISVGNLQYYYPSKNDLLKDMLDHSIDEFMDEFERLRLGANNDPELHLKSIINFIVLDLGNPTTTTFYPELWALANHDEYADKLMDEIYARVRVPLEDSIMRLNPTLNFEQVQKVALFISSSMEGMTMFVGHGKVWNDSIQHMANIATMSFLQLVKNITPQTIEQASPEEPLR, encoded by the coding sequence TTGAATAAAATGAGAAATATTAGAAAAGGAACGGGGGAATCTCGTCGCGGTAAAGAAACCATATTATTGATTCTAAACTCCGCCAAATCGATACTCATTGAGGAAGGGTACAGTAAATTGTCTATGCGCAAGGTCGCTATGGGTGCCCAGATCAGCGTTGGGAATCTGCAATATTACTATCCAAGCAAAAACGACCTACTCAAAGATATGCTCGATCATAGTATTGATGAGTTTATGGATGAATTTGAACGATTACGCTTAGGGGCTAATAATGATCCTGAGTTGCACCTCAAGTCGATTATCAATTTTATTGTGCTTGATTTGGGTAATCCCACTACGACCACTTTCTACCCCGAGCTTTGGGCGTTGGCCAATCATGACGAGTATGCGGACAAATTAATGGATGAAATTTACGCTCGAGTGCGTGTGCCGCTTGAAGATAGCATTATGCGTTTGAACCCAACGCTAAATTTTGAGCAAGTGCAAAAAGTTGCGCTGTTTATTTCTTCATCCATGGAAGGCATGACCATGTTTGTTGGCCACGGTAAGGTGTGGAACGACTCGATTCAACATATGGCAAATATCGCCACTATGAGCTTTTTGCAGTTGGTTAAAAATATTACGCCACAAACCATAGAGCAAGCATCGCCAGAAGAGCCGCTAAGGTGA
- a CDS encoding MauE/DoxX family redox-associated membrane protein, whose translation MLTNLILGLLSVFWIACAVHKLADVNSFTHNLKQYQWVPPIQRDILVIGLVLAEALSAILLLLPALQLFGLILACGLLLAYSGLIALNIYSGNQDFDCGCLFGSQEQRLSVSLLWRNAGILLLHVVAFFGLQTTTSRTSDVLISLLFGIVALLVGVIAQQLFRNQSHINALKR comes from the coding sequence ATGTTAACTAACCTAATACTCGGCTTACTTAGCGTATTTTGGATAGCTTGCGCGGTCCATAAACTGGCAGATGTAAACAGCTTCACCCACAACCTAAAACAGTACCAATGGGTACCGCCCATTCAACGCGACATATTAGTAATAGGCTTGGTTTTAGCCGAAGCGCTAAGCGCCATCTTATTGTTACTGCCTGCTTTGCAGCTATTCGGGCTAATACTCGCTTGCGGGTTACTACTGGCCTATAGCGGACTTATCGCTCTGAATATTTACTCTGGTAATCAAGATTTTGATTGCGGGTGCCTATTTGGTAGTCAAGAACAACGCCTGAGTGTCAGCCTTTTATGGCGAAACGCAGGTATTTTATTGCTCCATGTGGTTGCGTTTTTTGGTCTGCAAACCACCACATCTCGCACGTCAGATGTACTCATTAGCTTATTGTTCGGCATTGTAGCACTGCTTGTTGGTGTGATTGCTCAACAACTATTTCGTAACCAATCTCACATCAACGCTTTAAAGAGGTAA
- a CDS encoding diguanylate cyclase, whose protein sequence is MKNKVLVVDDSSTSVRVVSHLIKKADKIPISVFSLAQALDVLNDQASEEFLCAVVDYTLPDAPRGEAIEAVLKYQIPVIVITGRLDNNTREQILNKPVVDYIPKQNAQVYEYLTRLIVRLERNQKIGILVVDDSLLSRNAAVNLLKRHNFITYEAKDGIEGLEILNKKPGIKMVLTDENMPNMSGLEMLVALRKNFKKDDLAVIGMSSEGPSFLSARFIKSGANDYLNRPYCHEEFFCCVTQNIENIENIETIRRAANSDYLTGLPNRRYFFHRLENTSPSGQDCVALIDLDFFKKVNDTFGHEGGDQVLKDVARLLASHFSQHLIARFGGEEFCVYFQNTPIEQAKASLEEFRIAFSERASWINQQPIKCTTSIGLSNKFEGEIDGMISFADLALYQAKQLGRNQIVVDVL, encoded by the coding sequence TTGAAAAATAAAGTGTTAGTTGTCGATGACAGTTCTACCAGTGTTCGTGTTGTCAGTCACTTAATTAAAAAAGCAGATAAAATTCCGATCAGCGTCTTTAGCTTAGCCCAAGCATTAGATGTGCTTAATGATCAAGCGAGTGAAGAATTTTTATGTGCTGTAGTCGATTATACCCTACCCGATGCACCTAGGGGCGAAGCCATTGAAGCGGTATTAAAATACCAAATCCCAGTCATTGTTATCACTGGTAGGCTAGACAACAACACCCGAGAACAAATTCTAAACAAGCCTGTCGTTGATTACATCCCGAAACAAAATGCCCAAGTGTACGAATACTTAACGCGTCTAATTGTGCGCTTAGAGCGCAACCAAAAAATTGGAATATTAGTAGTCGACGACTCACTACTGAGTCGCAACGCCGCAGTCAATTTATTAAAACGGCACAACTTTATTACTTATGAAGCTAAAGACGGTATTGAGGGGCTTGAAATTCTGAACAAAAAACCAGGCATTAAAATGGTTTTGACCGACGAGAATATGCCTAATATGAGCGGCTTAGAGATGTTGGTTGCACTGCGCAAAAACTTCAAAAAAGACGATTTAGCCGTCATTGGTATGTCCTCAGAGGGACCGTCATTTTTATCCGCTCGGTTCATAAAAAGCGGTGCCAACGACTATTTAAACCGCCCTTACTGCCATGAAGAGTTTTTTTGCTGTGTCACCCAAAATATTGAAAACATAGAAAATATCGAGACTATCCGCCGAGCAGCGAACTCTGATTATTTGACCGGCTTACCCAATCGTCGCTACTTCTTTCACCGCCTAGAGAACACCTCACCGTCAGGTCAAGATTGTGTTGCCCTCATCGATTTAGATTTTTTCAAAAAAGTGAATGACACATTCGGCCACGAAGGGGGAGACCAAGTGCTAAAAGATGTGGCGCGGCTATTAGCCAGCCATTTTAGCCAACACCTTATTGCGCGTTTTGGCGGTGAAGAATTCTGCGTTTACTTTCAAAATACCCCTATAGAGCAGGCTAAAGCAAGCCTAGAAGAATTCCGTATTGCATTTAGCGAGCGTGCTTCGTGGATAAACCAACAACCCATAAAGTGCACCACCAGCATAGGGTTAAGCAACAAGTTTGAAGGTGAAATAGACGGCATGATTTCTTTTGCCGATCTCGCGCTCTACCAAGCAAAGCAGCTAGGTAGAAACCAAATCGTTGTTGATGTGTTGTAA
- a CDS encoding DUF1338 domain-containing protein produces the protein MHTNVNTLFEKLWESYLAVTPSAVTVHDLFDKTQGQEVVNDHIALRTFNLPGIGLSALAAHFEAVGYKACGEYHFVSKKLYAKHFEHTENPDLPKVFISELLLEQCSESLQETVRSLVANMDKDTVTQDNFLYSGRHWDIDYSTYQRLLQESEFAAWVAAWGYRANHFTVSNNHLSQFDSIEQINQAVKAAGLSLNTAGGEIKGSADVMLEQSSTLADKHPVAFTDGERDIPSCFYEFAKRYPKPDGSLFTGFVAESADKIFESTNAR, from the coding sequence ATGCATACAAACGTGAATACTTTATTTGAAAAACTATGGGAAAGTTACCTTGCGGTAACGCCTTCTGCAGTTACCGTGCACGATTTATTCGATAAAACTCAGGGGCAAGAGGTAGTGAATGATCACATAGCTCTGCGCACCTTTAACTTGCCTGGGATCGGTTTGAGCGCTTTAGCCGCGCATTTTGAAGCCGTCGGTTACAAGGCTTGCGGCGAATATCATTTCGTAAGCAAAAAGCTTTACGCGAAACATTTTGAGCATACTGAAAATCCGGATTTACCTAAGGTCTTTATTTCCGAATTATTGCTGGAACAGTGCAGTGAATCATTACAAGAAACTGTGCGCTCTCTTGTGGCAAACATGGATAAAGACACAGTAACTCAAGACAATTTTTTATACTCAGGCCGTCACTGGGATATTGATTACTCAACTTATCAACGCTTGTTGCAAGAGTCAGAATTTGCGGCGTGGGTAGCTGCATGGGGCTATCGTGCTAATCACTTTACTGTCAGTAATAATCACTTAAGCCAGTTTGACTCCATTGAGCAAATCAATCAGGCAGTGAAGGCTGCAGGTTTGTCGCTAAATACGGCCGGAGGAGAAATCAAAGGCTCGGCTGACGTTATGTTAGAGCAGTCATCGACTTTGGCAGATAAGCATCCTGTCGCCTTTACTGATGGCGAGCGTGACATCCCTAGCTGTTTTTACGAATTTGCCAAACGCTATCCAAAACCTGATGGTTCGCTATTTACTGGCTTTGTAGCTGAGTCAGCCGATAAAATATTTGAAAGTACTAACGCGAGATAG
- a CDS encoding PilN domain-containing protein → MKSRINLYLPELHPKLEVLTLSFVIAIWASLMVIFGAIYYFNHSHGQSVEQQLSAIQTQKNQLEDQLVILNETLAGRTKDPVLLAAIESKQLEVSLKQRVIDELSGQEQFKSHGFAGLMTGLAEHHLDGIWLTRIHLDENQVMLEGAATDSSLIPKWMTSLSLTPRLKGQEFSTTKLYRDPNQQLMFTLGTKNSVQAEVKEQP, encoded by the coding sequence ATGAAGTCTCGTATTAACCTGTATTTACCAGAATTACACCCAAAACTTGAAGTGCTTACGCTGTCATTCGTGATCGCAATTTGGGCAAGTTTGATGGTAATTTTCGGCGCAATCTACTACTTCAATCATAGTCATGGCCAGAGCGTTGAGCAGCAATTGAGCGCTATACAAACGCAAAAAAATCAGCTTGAAGATCAGCTCGTCATATTGAATGAGACGTTAGCGGGGCGTACTAAAGACCCAGTGTTATTGGCCGCTATAGAAAGTAAGCAGTTAGAAGTCAGTTTGAAACAAAGGGTCATTGATGAGTTGTCTGGGCAGGAGCAATTCAAATCCCACGGGTTTGCGGGACTGATGACTGGGCTGGCTGAGCACCATTTAGATGGGATTTGGTTAACCCGAATTCATTTAGATGAAAACCAAGTAATGTTAGAAGGCGCAGCAACCGACTCATCGCTTATTCCTAAGTGGATGACTAGCTTGAGTTTAACACCGCGTTTGAAAGGGCAGGAGTTCTCAACGACTAAGCTTTATCGTGATCCAAATCAGCAGCTGATGTTTACCTTAGGCACTAAAAATTCCGTGCAAGCGGAAGTAAAGGAACAGCCATGA
- the astA gene encoding arginine N-succinyltransferase gives MLVIRPICAQDFAALKQIAIESGHGFTSLPDNDELLLSKISRAQKSFTETVTSPGQQSYLFVLEDTQSKDIIGVTGIEAAVGLSTPFYHYHVASHVHYSPRLGVKKVVETLNLCNDYTGASEVCTLFVREKYRRGFAGQLLSRVRYLFMANHPERFSDLVIAEMRGISDENGHSPFWAWLETNFFGIDFPTADYLVGIGDKSFIAELMPKHPVYVALLSPEAQSVIGKVHEKTAPALRLLQKEGFFHRGYVDLFDAGPTVEVALRNIRTVQQSRVATVVIGDESQLSHAKADEQNYMLCSTDVSQFRATITPEVTYHSEKNSLMLSANTAAELGLSDGNDVRFIKL, from the coding sequence ATGTTGGTAATTCGGCCTATATGCGCGCAAGATTTTGCGGCTTTAAAGCAGATTGCGATTGAATCTGGGCATGGCTTTACTTCGCTGCCTGATAACGATGAGTTATTACTGAGCAAGATATCTCGCGCACAGAAGAGCTTTACTGAAACCGTGACCTCCCCCGGTCAGCAAAGCTATTTATTTGTCCTCGAAGATACGCAAAGTAAAGACATCATCGGTGTCACCGGAATTGAAGCTGCGGTGGGTTTGAGCACACCATTTTATCATTATCATGTTGCCAGCCATGTGCATTACTCACCTCGCTTAGGGGTGAAAAAAGTCGTGGAGACGCTGAATTTGTGTAATGACTACACTGGGGCATCTGAAGTCTGTACCTTGTTCGTACGTGAAAAATACCGCCGTGGTTTTGCTGGCCAACTTTTGTCTCGTGTTCGTTATCTGTTTATGGCGAATCACCCCGAGCGCTTTTCTGATTTGGTTATTGCTGAGATGCGCGGTATTTCCGATGAAAATGGTCATTCGCCGTTTTGGGCATGGTTAGAGACGAACTTCTTTGGGATTGATTTCCCTACCGCTGATTACCTAGTGGGTATCGGAGATAAGTCGTTTATTGCTGAATTGATGCCTAAGCACCCCGTTTACGTGGCGCTACTTAGCCCAGAAGCACAAAGCGTGATTGGTAAGGTGCATGAAAAGACAGCACCTGCACTGCGCTTACTGCAAAAAGAAGGCTTCTTTCATCGCGGATACGTTGACTTGTTTGACGCAGGCCCTACTGTTGAAGTGGCGCTAAGAAATATCCGTACAGTGCAACAAAGTCGCGTAGCAACTGTGGTGATTGGTGATGAAAGTCAATTATCACACGCGAAAGCAGATGAGCAAAATTACATGCTGTGCAGCACAGACGTCAGCCAGTTTCGTGCCACGATCACCCCTGAAGTGACATACCACAGCGAGAAAAATTCGTTAATGCTCAGCGCAAATACGGCCGCTGAGTTAGGTTTATCAGACGGCAACGATGTGCGTTTTATTAAGCTATAA
- a CDS encoding general secretion pathway protein GspB, with amino-acid sequence MNIRIRFFVRVLLLVSASVASAYGQVLVDPTRPFDAIPSTSANGELTDKLIVNAIFINGLHKQAIINGMRVREGQEIAGKTLVSISKSRVVLRGDKGSQELFVNHSQFIKDANDGF; translated from the coding sequence ATGAATATAAGAATCAGATTTTTTGTACGTGTTTTATTGCTTGTTTCAGCTTCCGTTGCTTCTGCCTATGGTCAGGTATTGGTCGATCCTACTCGTCCTTTTGATGCAATACCTAGTACTTCAGCTAATGGCGAATTGACCGATAAATTAATCGTCAATGCCATATTTATTAATGGTTTGCATAAGCAGGCTATTATCAACGGTATGCGTGTTAGAGAAGGGCAAGAGATAGCAGGGAAAACCCTCGTATCAATTAGCAAAAGTCGAGTTGTATTGCGCGGCGATAAGGGCTCGCAAGAACTTTTTGTCAATCACTCTCAATTTATAAAAGATGCAAATGATGGATTTTAA
- a CDS encoding aspartate aminotransferase family protein: MQVTRDLFDDVMVPNYAPSAIIPVRGKGSRVWDQNDKEYIDFAGGIAVSCLGHCHPALVQALTEQGQKLWHLSNVMTNEPALRLAKKLTELTFADKVYFANSGAEANEAALKLARRWALDVYGEHKSQIISFNKSFHGRTFFTVTVGGQTAYSDGFGPKPGDIAHADYNDLASVEALISDNTCAVMLEPLQGEGGIISPDADFIKGVRALCDKHNALMIFDEVQTGVGRTGAMYAYQDLAVTPDILTTAKALGGGFPIGAMLTRTEIATHLKIGTHGSTYGGNPLACAVAKAVLDVIDNSEVLAGVTQREQLLRDGLVRINEKYNVFSDIRGKGLLLGAALNETYKGQAKTFLNAAAEHGLMCLVAGADVIRFTPSLVIPEQDIASGLQRFEQAVAQVVKG, translated from the coding sequence ATGCAAGTAACCAGAGATTTATTCGATGACGTTATGGTTCCCAACTATGCACCATCCGCGATTATTCCCGTGCGTGGTAAAGGTTCTCGCGTATGGGATCAAAACGATAAGGAATATATCGATTTTGCAGGTGGGATAGCGGTTAGTTGCTTGGGTCATTGCCATCCAGCACTTGTGCAGGCGCTTACAGAGCAAGGACAGAAATTATGGCACCTATCAAACGTGATGACCAATGAACCGGCATTGCGCTTAGCCAAAAAACTGACCGAGTTAACCTTTGCAGATAAAGTCTACTTTGCCAATTCAGGGGCAGAAGCCAACGAAGCGGCTTTAAAGTTAGCTCGCCGCTGGGCACTTGACGTGTACGGTGAGCACAAATCACAGATCATCTCATTTAATAAAAGCTTTCATGGGCGTACCTTCTTCACTGTGACCGTGGGTGGACAAACTGCTTATAGCGATGGTTTTGGTCCTAAACCAGGTGATATTGCCCATGCTGATTACAATGACTTGGCCAGTGTTGAGGCGCTCATTTCGGACAACACCTGCGCTGTGATGCTTGAGCCGCTACAAGGCGAGGGTGGGATAATTTCCCCCGATGCCGACTTTATAAAAGGGGTACGTGCACTGTGTGACAAGCACAATGCGTTAATGATTTTCGACGAAGTGCAAACGGGTGTTGGCCGCACCGGTGCTATGTATGCCTATCAAGACTTAGCCGTTACCCCAGATATTTTGACCACAGCAAAAGCACTAGGGGGCGGTTTTCCAATAGGGGCGATGCTAACGCGCACTGAAATAGCAACGCATTTAAAAATCGGCACACACGGCTCGACTTACGGTGGCAACCCCCTTGCTTGCGCGGTTGCAAAAGCGGTACTTGACGTTATTGATAATAGTGAAGTGTTAGCTGGCGTAACCCAGCGAGAGCAGTTATTGCGTGATGGCTTAGTTCGCATCAATGAGAAATACAATGTGTTCAGTGACATACGCGGTAAGGGCTTGTTGCTCGGAGCCGCATTAAATGAGACCTATAAAGGCCAAGCGAAAACATTTCTAAATGCAGCAGCAGAGCATGGCTTGATGTGTTTAGTGGCCGGCGCAGATGTAATTCGTTTTACCCCTTCTTTGGTTATACCGGAGCAGGATATAGCGTCAGGCTTACAGCGTTTCGAGCAAGCCGTTGCCCAAGTGGTTAAAGGCTAA
- the gspM gene encoding type II secretion system protein GspM: MNQAATSQGIKERYNTLFVQFLKITQREKLLILFSGVAIIILLGYLLFIEPVNESTARNEQTISSLQNQLNSLQAQIEVAQYALGNDPNDLLIESLDKLTDKSQDLDLYLQQETVNLVPPTQMPLLLENMLAGSQGVTLVSMQSIAPTPVLSAQTKKVDAESDTVDNDTVVDEINLYRHGVLLSLRGSYFDIQNYLTRIEGLKWQFYWKRFNYVVTGYPEALVEVELYTLSTSKAFIGV; this comes from the coding sequence ATGAATCAAGCCGCTACAAGTCAAGGAATAAAAGAGAGATACAACACGCTTTTCGTGCAGTTTCTGAAGATCACACAACGAGAAAAGCTACTTATATTGTTCAGCGGTGTCGCTATTATTATTCTGCTCGGTTATTTGCTATTCATCGAGCCTGTGAATGAAAGCACGGCTCGAAACGAGCAAACGATTTCGTCTTTGCAAAATCAGTTAAATAGTTTGCAAGCGCAAATCGAGGTTGCACAGTACGCGCTTGGTAACGATCCCAATGATTTACTGATTGAATCTTTAGATAAACTTACTGATAAAAGCCAAGATTTAGATCTGTATTTGCAACAAGAAACCGTCAATTTAGTCCCACCGACACAAATGCCACTCTTGTTAGAAAACATGCTTGCGGGTAGCCAAGGAGTAACCCTGGTATCTATGCAGTCGATTGCGCCAACACCTGTACTGAGCGCTCAGACAAAGAAAGTGGATGCTGAGTCTGACACGGTAGATAACGACACTGTGGTAGATGAAATCAATCTATATCGCCATGGTGTATTGTTGTCATTAAGGGGGAGCTACTTCGATATTCAAAACTATCTTACACGCATTGAAGGCCTTAAATGGCAGTTTTACTGGAAGCGTTTTAATTACGTTGTGACTGGGTACCCAGAGGCGTTGGTTGAAGTGGAGTTGTATACCTTGAGTACCAGTAAGGCGTTTATAGGTGTTTGA